In Elusimicrobiota bacterium, one DNA window encodes the following:
- a CDS encoding glycosyltransferase, whose translation MPPLLAFALALEGAWISSLTLRPWRAHPVPFLALFAAAFVVYLLAVRRVLRRPGTVGLVLAAGVLFRLTAFLSPPSLSDDIYRYAWDGRVQEAGINPYRFPPNAPALAFLQNADFPGINHPSIPTIYPPMAQAVFRLAAAASPTLTAQRVAFLFFDLALMFLLPAFLRSRGLPPERCLIYAWHPLAVAEFASSGHVDSLGLFFLLAGLWTFHQQKPVRSGVLWALSFLGKLGSAVLLPWLILRREGRRAVAAFVSLIVVGYAFFLTPPLAETFRSLFAGTRTYARDWSFNAGIYALMSAVTGAPGLWLRLGAGVLWVAAALVLARRFKDPLTYAAGAVALALALSPVVHPWYALWLLPFLCFFPHPAGLAFTGLVALSYAVLAVYDRTGVWALPPWVPVVEYGTAYGLLFLGSPRPAAPVPRPAVGPRPCRPVVVIPAFNEEKAISAVLAEIPRDQNPQIIVVDNGSTDGTAGAARKGGATVVAEPRRGYGRAVQAGARAASPDRDVLVVLDGDHSDFPGDLPVLLGPLERGEADFVIGSRVLGGAPRDSLTPQQRFGNWLSCRLIAALFGQSFTDLGPFRALRRDLFVRLRLADPTYGWNVEMQIKALRAGARVTEVPVRYRRRIGVSKISGTVKGTVSAGVKILWTIARFALAPGPEEPEKW comes from the coding sequence GTGCCCCCGCTTCTCGCCTTCGCCTTGGCCCTCGAGGGCGCTTGGATCTCTTCGCTGACCCTCCGCCCCTGGCGCGCGCACCCCGTCCCGTTCCTGGCCCTCTTCGCCGCCGCCTTTGTGGTTTACCTCCTGGCGGTCCGGCGGGTGTTGCGTCGGCCGGGGACCGTGGGGCTCGTCTTGGCCGCGGGGGTCCTTTTTCGCCTCACCGCTTTCCTCTCCCCCCCCAGCCTGTCCGACGACATTTACCGCTATGCCTGGGACGGGCGCGTGCAGGAAGCCGGGATCAATCCCTATCGATTCCCCCCGAACGCGCCGGCGTTGGCCTTTCTTCAAAACGCCGACTTCCCCGGCATCAACCACCCGTCGATCCCGACGATTTACCCGCCGATGGCCCAAGCGGTGTTTCGCCTCGCCGCCGCGGCGTCGCCGACCCTGACCGCCCAGCGGGTCGCCTTCCTTTTTTTTGATTTGGCTTTGATGTTTCTCCTGCCGGCGTTCCTTCGATCCCGGGGCCTTCCTCCGGAGCGGTGCCTGATCTACGCTTGGCACCCCCTGGCGGTGGCGGAATTCGCCTCCTCGGGCCACGTGGACAGCCTGGGGCTTTTCTTTCTCTTGGCCGGCCTCTGGACCTTCCACCAACAAAAGCCCGTCCGATCCGGCGTCCTCTGGGCCCTTTCCTTTCTCGGAAAATTGGGGTCCGCGGTTCTCCTCCCCTGGCTGATTTTACGTCGAGAAGGACGTCGGGCCGTGGCCGCCTTTGTGTCGTTAATCGTCGTGGGCTACGCCTTTTTCCTCACGCCGCCTTTGGCCGAAACGTTCCGGTCCCTTTTCGCGGGAACCCGGACCTACGCCCGGGACTGGTCGTTTAACGCCGGGATTTACGCGCTAATGTCCGCCGTGACCGGAGCGCCGGGACTTTGGCTGCGTCTCGGCGCGGGGGTTCTTTGGGTCGCGGCCGCGCTGGTCCTGGCCCGTCGGTTCAAAGACCCCCTGACCTACGCGGCGGGGGCCGTTGCCCTGGCTCTGGCGTTGAGCCCCGTGGTTCACCCCTGGTACGCCCTGTGGCTTTTGCCGTTCCTTTGCTTCTTCCCCCACCCCGCGGGACTGGCCTTCACGGGGCTGGTGGCCCTTTCCTACGCGGTCCTCGCGGTTTACGATCGAACCGGCGTCTGGGCCCTCCCCCCCTGGGTGCCGGTCGTGGAGTACGGAACCGCCTACGGCCTTTTGTTCCTCGGTTCGCCCCGCCCCGCCGCCCCGGTTCCACGACCCGCCGTCGGGCCCCGGCCGTGCCGTCCGGTCGTGGTCATCCCGGCGTTCAATGAGGAAAAAGCGATTTCGGCGGTTCTGGCGGAAATTCCCCGGGATCAAAACCCCCAGATCATCGTCGTGGACAATGGATCGACCGATGGGACCGCGGGGGCCGCCCGGAAGGGGGGCGCCACGGTGGTGGCCGAACCCCGCCGGGGGTACGGCCGCGCCGTCCAGGCCGGGGCCCGCGCCGCGTCGCCCGACCGGGACGTCCTCGTCGTTCTGGACGGCGACCACTCGGATTTCCCCGGGGATCTTCCGGTCCTTCTGGGTCCCCTGGAACGGGGCGAAGCCGATTTCGTCATCGGTTCCCGCGTCCTCGGCGGCGCGCCCCGGGATTCCCTGACGCCCCAACAGCGTTTCGGCAATTGGCTTTCCTGTCGGTTGATCGCGGCCCTCTTCGGCCAATCCTTCACGGACTTGGGGCCTTTTCGGGCCCTTCGGCGGGACCTCTTCGTACGCCTTCGCCTGGCCGATCCGACCTACGGCTGGAACGTGGAAATGCAGATCAAAGCCCTGCGCGCCGGGGCCCGGGTGACGGAGGTGCCCGTGCGTTACCGCCGACGCATCGGGGTGTCGAAAATCTCAGGTACGGTCAAGGGCACGGTGTCGGCCGGGGTTAAAATTCTTTGGACCATCGCCCGGTTCGCCCTGGCCCCCGGGCCCGAGGAACCCGAAAAATGGTAA
- a CDS encoding prepilin-type N-terminal cleavage/methylation domain-containing protein, giving the protein MIAQRRKDRRSAGFTFVEILVTLAILAVMVSFLPGLLDKVVRFYYVTTDRLALQRDARNATEIVITNLRKAVSTTISVDQVDAPVPQPPYSRIRFETVRGSTVTVWQEGHNLYVTDSVSSPVPRVVTPYLRFLAFSYVGSMDDSVMSVNLSLEKESFRRKRIFYVTNDRVRILNE; this is encoded by the coding sequence GTGATCGCCCAACGAAGAAAGGACCGTCGGTCCGCGGGATTCACCTTCGTGGAAATCTTGGTGACCTTGGCCATCCTCGCCGTGATGGTCTCGTTCCTGCCCGGATTGTTGGACAAGGTGGTTCGCTTCTATTACGTGACGACCGACCGACTGGCCCTTCAGCGGGACGCGCGCAACGCCACCGAAATCGTGATCACGAATTTGCGAAAAGCCGTGTCCACCACGATCAGCGTGGACCAAGTCGACGCTCCCGTCCCCCAGCCGCCCTATTCGCGGATCCGGTTTGAAACCGTGCGGGGGTCCACCGTCACGGTCTGGCAGGAAGGCCACAACTTGTACGTCACGGACTCCGTCTCGTCGCCCGTGCCCCGGGTCGTCACGCCGTACCTGCGTTTTCTGGCTTTTTCGTACGTGGGGTCCATGGACGACAGCGTCATGTCCGTTAACCTGTCGCTGGAAAAAGAGTCCTTCCGGCGGAAAAGAATTTTTTATGTCACCAACGACCGCGTCCGGATCCTCAATGAATAG
- a CDS encoding sigma-70 family RNA polymerase sigma factor has protein sequence MNEARPQEFKSKALPLLDEMYGVALRMTRHPQVAEDLVAEAFARGWKSLEQFQPGTNLRAWLYRIMTNAYINDFRKKNREPEKVSVDAYEKLDEFHLYNRLSTEAPAAPDPVRDVIARLTNDDFRTALDALPEEFRTAIVLYDLQGLSYDDVAKALDVPIGTVRSRLARGRRQLQAALYRHAVDAGLVGAQR, from the coding sequence ATGAACGAGGCACGGCCACAGGAATTCAAAAGCAAAGCGCTCCCCTTGTTGGACGAGATGTACGGGGTCGCCCTGCGCATGACCCGCCATCCCCAGGTGGCCGAGGACCTCGTCGCCGAGGCCTTCGCCCGGGGCTGGAAAAGCCTCGAGCAGTTTCAGCCGGGGACAAACCTCCGGGCCTGGCTGTACCGCATCATGACGAACGCGTACATCAACGATTTCCGGAAGAAAAACCGGGAGCCGGAAAAAGTGTCCGTGGACGCTTACGAGAAACTCGACGAGTTCCACCTGTACAACCGGTTGTCGACCGAGGCGCCGGCCGCGCCCGACCCCGTCCGCGACGTGATCGCCCGGTTGACCAACGACGATTTTCGCACGGCGTTGGACGCCCTGCCGGAAGAGTTTCGAACCGCCATTGTGCTTTACGATCTCCAGGGGCTTTCCTACGACGACGTGGCCAAGGCCCTGGACGTCCCGATCGGCACGGTGCGTTCCCGATTGGCCCGCGGGCGGCGGCAACTTCAAGCGGCGCTCTACCGCCACGCGGTGGACGCCGGACTGGTGGGAGCTCAACGATGA
- a CDS encoding zf-HC2 domain-containing protein: MTDHDCDKILDHAYEFLNRRDVTPAEDAAFRKHLNDCPPCGDKFEFERKLLLRLKAAGGCQCPEGLKARVKSLLERMP, from the coding sequence ATGACCGACCACGACTGCGATAAAATTCTGGACCACGCCTACGAATTCCTCAATCGCCGGGACGTGACTCCCGCCGAGGACGCCGCCTTTCGGAAACATCTGAACGACTGTCCCCCCTGCGGCGACAAGTTCGAGTTTGAGCGGAAATTGCTGCTGCGGCTGAAAGCCGCCGGCGGATGCCAATGCCCCGAGGGGTTGAAAGCCCGGGTGAAATCGCTTTTGGAACGGATGCCCTAG
- a CDS encoding glycosyltransferase — translation MAPAAALAVYLGILVVLSLYGLHRYWILFLYWRHYKSRAPLATPPEPAEWPRVTVQLPLYNEMYVVERLLESVAALDYPAEKIQIQVLDDSTDESGALAERLVAEHRERGLAMERVARSDRRGFKAGALANGLQTATGEFVAIFDADFLPPPDFLRRTIPWFGDAGLGMVQARWGHVNTGYSLLTRLQALLLDGHFLLEHTARNRSGAFFNFNGTAGVWRRRTIEEAGGWADDTLTEDLDISYRAQMNGWRFLFLPELVCPAELPVDMGAFRNQQHRWAKGALQVAKKILPALWRSPAPFFVKLESTVHLTSNLAYPMVLLFSLLLFPSLVARRALGWPLWVGVVELAAFGLTTASILLFYTVAQREAFGGPLRLRGKDLPALMAFGVGMCVNNGRAVLEALLNIPTEFRRTAKFDIRRPGQEWRAKKYRSARPVGALELAVGTYLAAAMGWTLRAGYYWSLPFLSIFLAGYLYVGYLSLRHALQRA, via the coding sequence GTGGCCCCCGCCGCGGCTCTCGCCGTTTATTTGGGCATCCTCGTCGTCCTTTCCCTCTACGGTCTCCACCGGTATTGGATTTTATTTCTGTATTGGCGGCACTACAAATCCCGCGCCCCCCTGGCGACCCCACCGGAGCCCGCCGAGTGGCCCCGGGTGACGGTGCAACTCCCCCTGTACAACGAGATGTACGTCGTCGAGCGTCTTTTGGAGTCCGTGGCCGCGTTGGATTACCCGGCGGAAAAAATTCAGATCCAAGTCCTGGACGATTCCACCGATGAGAGCGGCGCCCTGGCGGAACGACTGGTGGCCGAACACCGGGAGCGGGGCCTCGCGATGGAGCGCGTGGCGCGGTCCGATCGGCGGGGGTTCAAGGCCGGGGCCCTGGCCAACGGGCTCCAAACCGCCACCGGGGAATTCGTGGCCATCTTCGACGCGGACTTTCTCCCCCCCCCGGATTTTCTCCGGCGCACGATTCCCTGGTTCGGCGACGCGGGCCTCGGCATGGTCCAAGCCCGATGGGGGCACGTCAACACCGGCTATTCCCTTCTGACCCGCCTTCAGGCCCTCCTCCTGGACGGCCATTTCCTGCTCGAACACACGGCCCGGAACCGCTCGGGGGCTTTTTTCAACTTCAACGGGACCGCGGGGGTCTGGCGCCGGCGGACCATCGAAGAAGCGGGCGGATGGGCCGACGACACCCTCACCGAAGATCTGGACATTTCCTACCGGGCCCAAATGAACGGCTGGCGATTTCTCTTTTTGCCGGAGCTGGTGTGCCCGGCGGAACTGCCCGTCGACATGGGAGCGTTCCGAAACCAACAACACCGCTGGGCCAAGGGCGCCCTTCAAGTGGCGAAAAAAATTCTCCCGGCCCTTTGGCGAAGCCCCGCCCCGTTTTTTGTGAAGCTGGAGAGCACCGTCCACTTGACCTCGAACCTCGCTTACCCCATGGTGCTCCTGTTTTCCCTCCTGCTTTTTCCCAGCCTCGTGGCCCGACGCGCGTTGGGGTGGCCCCTTTGGGTCGGGGTGGTGGAATTGGCGGCCTTCGGGCTGACCACGGCGTCCATTCTCCTTTTTTACACCGTGGCCCAACGGGAGGCCTTCGGGGGCCCCCTGCGCCTGCGCGGCAAGGATTTGCCGGCGCTCATGGCCTTCGGCGTGGGCATGTGCGTCAACAACGGCCGCGCGGTTCTGGAAGCCCTGTTGAACATTCCAACGGAATTTCGCCGCACGGCCAAATTCGACATTCGGAGGCCCGGCCAAGAGTGGCGCGCCAAGAAATATCGCTCCGCCCGTCCCGTCGGCGCCTTGGAGTTGGCGGTCGGGACCTACCTGGCGGCCGCCATGGGCTGGACCCTCCGGGCGGGGTATTATTGGTCTCTCCCTTTCCTTTCGATCTTCTTGGCCGGCTACCTCTACGTCGGCTACCTCAGCCTGCGCCACGCCCTTCAGCGGGCCTGA
- a CDS encoding carboxypeptidase regulatory-like domain-containing protein, with the protein MIELVVAALLVGVGVFVSIKVFNGVAKSVFISQTKQVATALAREKLEALQVLAYYRLRAAGAPTYYQPGGSGAPFFYYDPYYTPGPERIQVGNVTYFRGAYIERVYRDPSTGNLAAMAAATPYQTEAGMKRIKSSVMWKDGSSWRVADVTGLKENPNRTRGEVKFVGVITDTNSVPLSGGLGIRVDTVETLGQMVNASPNASGYYEFSIRPGTYTLRVRDTSSAWNYFSAKQSAYVGYETGVTTVNFQLSRFSYGRVDAAFWWNSSPVISRVVGSSASFSNPAFAQEWVEIFNPTTWTWDATKLNLHFYMTHNSSEPAAGALPNTTADYDLHKIDVGYVNTSIPPGGYFLFANTPTIDLGEGSVTADAVWETVDPSANAWWRVDRPAGAVGRFDPAGLLSAGAPNPDIITTAETANFLPSQSTWNFVLGVPAVQYNGGGGALRLSYSRQSSTDYIYLDGVGWRGGLDAGCVGGGRDPVVAEENFRLVDKAGAIEDCAGLQAGEQYLRYASTMAWQETRDVGPAYDSNCNVRDWSKYTPSAPGYFARFLPRNSAAAPVPVVAGRDDWTRASNRLAGGNEAGYVNAFVNDGLTPTLDGLKPTYYTGWTPSSVGFCTTCPRSNMFNYTTSDIPWWGRYEFTRVSTGNWTLGLYVRRITGGSGTGGTPGQTPYDYHASSQITVNVTPGSYNFWQGVIGETTDKVFLFGSARDVYDVPLEDLRVEYKFPSGFVGAYTHSRVGGAYSLEYSSSVNQAYVGVHLNNPASGDYAAALNDVYWSPGSPPIGHEFWGGEGYYVNSCACPNTRLPYTGFLAGFVQDNLGAGIPDVVVSAINAATKEERASATTYSTVTNGRPVGWFRINVSSGDYQVRVMAERGETVTPDISGIVNIATSVATAGGIVVGTFTITNAYGNRSGSVVASGAPIQTGVLLVLTTTTIAGSTPTALTAQFRAGAVEYYMTAANATGRYTFDVKMGTYNVYGFYPYFSPTGDVVWVKRSLSAYINSGSNSADFPVLDLTP; encoded by the coding sequence ATGATTGAGTTGGTCGTGGCCGCCCTTTTGGTGGGCGTCGGGGTGTTCGTTTCCATCAAAGTTTTCAACGGGGTCGCCAAGTCTGTTTTTATCAGCCAAACGAAACAGGTCGCCACCGCGTTGGCCCGGGAAAAACTGGAAGCCCTCCAGGTGCTTGCCTACTACCGGCTGCGAGCGGCCGGGGCTCCCACCTATTACCAGCCGGGCGGAAGCGGCGCCCCTTTTTTCTACTACGATCCTTACTACACCCCCGGTCCCGAGCGGATTCAAGTGGGCAACGTGACGTACTTCCGGGGGGCGTACATTGAACGGGTTTACCGCGATCCATCGACGGGGAATCTGGCGGCGATGGCCGCCGCCACGCCCTACCAGACCGAAGCCGGCATGAAACGGATCAAATCTTCCGTGATGTGGAAAGACGGGTCGTCGTGGCGGGTGGCGGACGTGACCGGCCTGAAGGAGAATCCCAACCGCACGCGGGGCGAGGTTAAATTTGTCGGCGTGATTACCGATACCAACAGCGTCCCGTTGAGCGGGGGGCTCGGGATTCGCGTGGACACCGTTGAAACCTTGGGGCAAATGGTGAACGCTTCGCCCAACGCCTCGGGCTACTACGAATTTTCCATTCGGCCCGGGACCTACACCCTCCGCGTTCGGGACACGAGCAGCGCCTGGAATTACTTCTCGGCCAAGCAGTCGGCCTACGTCGGGTACGAAACGGGCGTGACGACGGTGAACTTTCAACTGTCGCGTTTTAGTTACGGCCGCGTGGACGCCGCCTTTTGGTGGAACTCCAGCCCGGTGATCAGCCGCGTGGTCGGAAGCTCCGCCAGTTTTTCAAACCCCGCGTTTGCGCAGGAATGGGTGGAAATATTCAACCCCACGACCTGGACCTGGGACGCGACCAAGCTCAATCTGCACTTTTACATGACCCACAACAGCTCCGAACCCGCCGCGGGCGCTCTTCCCAACACCACCGCCGATTACGACCTGCATAAGATCGACGTCGGCTACGTCAACACTTCCATTCCCCCGGGCGGCTACTTCCTGTTCGCCAACACCCCCACGATCGATTTGGGGGAGGGGTCCGTGACCGCGGACGCGGTGTGGGAAACGGTCGATCCGTCGGCGAACGCCTGGTGGCGCGTGGACCGACCGGCGGGGGCCGTGGGTCGTTTCGATCCGGCGGGCCTTCTCTCGGCCGGGGCGCCCAATCCCGACATTATTACAACGGCGGAAACGGCGAATTTCCTGCCCAGTCAATCCACCTGGAACTTCGTCCTGGGTGTTCCGGCGGTTCAATACAACGGGGGGGGCGGCGCCTTGCGTTTGAGCTACAGCCGGCAATCCTCCACCGACTACATCTACTTGGACGGGGTCGGTTGGCGCGGGGGTTTGGACGCGGGATGCGTCGGAGGGGGGCGGGACCCCGTCGTTGCCGAGGAAAACTTCCGATTGGTGGATAAGGCGGGGGCCATTGAAGACTGCGCGGGTCTGCAGGCGGGCGAGCAATACCTGCGTTACGCGAGCACCATGGCCTGGCAGGAAACCCGGGACGTCGGGCCGGCCTACGACTCGAATTGCAACGTCCGGGATTGGTCCAAATACACGCCCTCGGCTCCGGGGTATTTTGCCCGGTTTCTCCCCCGCAACAGCGCGGCCGCCCCCGTGCCCGTCGTGGCGGGCCGGGACGATTGGACGCGAGCCAGCAACCGCTTGGCGGGGGGGAACGAGGCGGGGTACGTCAACGCTTTTGTGAACGACGGTTTGACCCCGACCCTGGACGGGTTGAAACCGACCTATTACACCGGGTGGACCCCGAGCAGCGTCGGGTTTTGCACGACGTGCCCGCGGTCCAATATGTTCAACTACACCACCTCCGACATCCCCTGGTGGGGCCGTTACGAATTTACCCGGGTTTCCACCGGAAACTGGACCCTGGGCTTGTACGTCCGCCGCATCACCGGCGGAAGCGGAACGGGCGGCACCCCCGGCCAAACGCCCTACGACTACCACGCATCGTCCCAAATCACCGTCAACGTCACCCCGGGCAGTTACAACTTCTGGCAGGGGGTCATCGGCGAAACGACGGATAAAGTGTTTCTGTTTGGGTCCGCCCGGGACGTTTACGATGTGCCCTTGGAAGACCTGCGGGTGGAATACAAATTCCCGTCCGGGTTCGTCGGCGCCTACACGCACTCCCGCGTCGGCGGGGCCTACAGCCTTGAATATTCGTCGTCGGTCAATCAAGCCTACGTGGGGGTGCATCTCAATAATCCGGCGTCCGGGGATTATGCCGCGGCCTTGAACGACGTGTATTGGTCCCCCGGGTCCCCCCCCATCGGACACGAATTTTGGGGCGGGGAGGGGTACTACGTCAATTCGTGCGCCTGCCCGAACACGCGTTTGCCCTACACGGGTTTTTTGGCCGGTTTCGTCCAGGACAATTTGGGCGCGGGCATCCCCGACGTCGTCGTGAGCGCCATCAACGCGGCGACCAAAGAGGAGCGAGCCTCGGCCACGACCTATTCCACCGTTACGAACGGCCGGCCCGTGGGCTGGTTCCGCATCAACGTGTCCTCGGGCGATTACCAGGTCCGGGTGATGGCGGAGCGTGGGGAAACCGTGACTCCGGACATTTCGGGAATCGTGAACATCGCGACCTCGGTGGCGACGGCGGGCGGAATCGTGGTGGGGACGTTCACCATCACCAACGCCTACGGGAACCGATCCGGATCGGTGGTGGCGTCGGGCGCCCCCATCCAAACCGGCGTTTTGTTGGTTTTGACCACCACCACCATCGCCGGGTCCACGCCGACGGCCCTCACGGCGCAATTCCGCGCCGGGGCGGTTGAATATTACATGACCGCGGCCAACGCGACCGGCCGTTACACCTTTGACGTCAAAATGGGGACGTACAACGTGTACGGCTTTTACCCCTATTTCAGTCCGACCGGCGACGTGGTCTGGGTGAAACGATCTCTTTCGGCCTACATCAATTCGGGCAGCAACAGCGCGGACTTTCCCGTTTTGGATCTGACCCCGTGA